The DNA window AATGGTAAAGCACACTGCGGCGGCTATATGCTTCCGCTTTATCATTCGTATCAAGCTTAAGAGGTGGGGTGCGCTGTTCCATTAGAATAACTCGTGACAACAGCTCTTGGCATTCTGTATAGCGCCTCAAATCATAGAGTAAACCGGCTGTGTTGATATAGCAAACCGCCAGATTATGGGTGAGCACAGAGGTATAGTTATCGGTTTTTGCTTGCCTAAGTAACGATTCGTATCCGGAGGAGGCTGAAGTGTAGGCTTCAATTGCGCTTTCGTATTTCCCTTGTTGGATGAGCGCTGCAGCATTCTTTACTATCTTCTCAACTTCTGCTGCTTGCTTACTCAATTGATCATCTATGGCCTGAGCTTGATTATTCGAATAAGCCTTATTAATCCCTAAGATAACCCCCAATATAATCCCAATCAGCGCCAATCCGATGACGATGGTCGCGATAAAACGCCCAACAAAAGCTTTGGTAGCTGCACTCATCATTGGCGGACGAGGCGCTCGTGGGATCATCCATGGATCTGGATAACCAACTGGAGGCTGACCCGGCATCGGTGGAGCGTAGGGATTCGGCATGTAGGGATGCGGTTGATATGCCCCATAGGGATTAGGGGGTGGAACGCCATAAGGATCGGGAGGCGGAACAGGTCCCGTCAGCCCATAGGGAGTTCCCATCGGACCGGAAGCCACCCCTTGCTTAAGCTGCTGTTCAGCGATATGCAAATCGTCTAAAACTTCCTGAACCGTCTGATAGCGCAAGCTCAAGCTTTTTTCCAACAGCTTTCGTATAATCTGCTCAATCGGGAACGAAACCCCTGGAGGAGCAGGAGCCTCAGTATTCATGATGTTGTAGGTAATCGTGACTACGCTGTCGCCAAAGAATGGCTTACTGCCTGTGAGCATCTCGTATAAGACAACCCCCACCGAAAACAGATCACTTCGAACATCGATTTCCTTGCCAATGACCTGCTCAGGGGACATATAGCTTGGAGTACCGAAAATCTGCCCATCCACTGTAATAGAAGGTTCAAAAGTAAGTCGGGCAATACCAAAATCAGTCAGCTTTACGCGCCCATCGGGAAGTAAGTGGATGTTATCAGGCTTGATGTCTCTATGAACTACACTATGCTGATGGGCGAATTTCAACGCTTCGAGAACATCTTTAATGATCGGGAGCGCCTCGTCAACTTCGAGAAAACCTCTATCAATTCGCGCTCGAAGAGTTTCCCCTTCCAGATATTCCATCGCGATATAGTAGCGGCCATCATCCTCACCGACATCGTAGATGGTGACGATATTGGGGTGAACGAGCATACCCGCCGCCTTCGCCTCTCGCTTAAATCGGCGAATGCGTTCAGCACGCTGTTGATCCGTTGCTCCACCCTGAAACACAAGCTCTTTGAGCGCAACCCGCCGGTTCATCTGGGAGTCGTATGCCTCATAGACGATGTCGTTGCTGCGCGCAATCTCGCGTATGATTTGGTATTTACCAATTATTTGAGCCGGTACGCTCACAATTACCCCTGTTAATTACCGAATTCAAGACTACGCAATGCGTTCGGGTCCTGTCGCCAATCTCGACGAACCTTGACCCACAATTCTAAATACACTTTTTGTTCGAGGGCTTCCTCTATTTCTTCCCGGGCCAATTGACCAATTTGTTTCAACATAATCCCACCTTGCCCGATAAGGATCCCTTTTTGACTGTCTTTCTCTACATATATTGTTGCCCCGATATGCACTACACCATTAGTCCGTTCTTCCCATAATTCGAC is part of the bacterium genome and encodes:
- a CDS encoding protein kinase codes for the protein MSVPAQIIGKYQIIREIARSNDIVYEAYDSQMNRRVALKELVFQGGATDQQRAERIRRFKREAKAAGMLVHPNIVTIYDVGEDDGRYYIAMEYLEGETLRARIDRGFLEVDEALPIIKDVLEALKFAHQHSVVHRDIKPDNIHLLPDGRVKLTDFGIARLTFEPSITVDGQIFGTPSYMSPEQVIGKEIDVRSDLFSVGVVLYEMLTGSKPFFGDSVVTITYNIMNTEAPAPPGVSFPIEQIIRKLLEKSLSLRYQTVQEVLDDLHIAEQQLKQGVASGPMGTPYGLTGPVPPPDPYGVPPPNPYGAYQPHPYMPNPYAPPMPGQPPVGYPDPWMIPRAPRPPMMSAATKAFVGRFIATIVIGLALIGIILGVILGINKAYSNNQAQAIDDQLSKQAAEVEKIVKNAAALIQQGKYESAIEAYTSASSGYESLLRQAKTDNYTSVLTHNLAVCYINTAGLLYDLRRYTECQELLSRVILMEQRTPPLKLDTNDKAEAYSRRSVLYHSWFKLNQASPYLLDDAVEDMRSAIQFTKSSKEKEYRHNLGIILLDRGAIKQSAGDYDNARKDYQEARDVAPDDNSIADIARQRINYLLQPQNPSTPAQVP